TGGATGCGGATCGTCTTCGGCTGGTCCGAGAGGTTCTTCACCACGAGGCTCTTGACGTTCAGGATGATGTCCGTCACGTCTTCCACCACGCCGGTGATGGTCGAGATCTCGTGCTGCACGCCCTGGATCTTCACCCGCGTGATCGCGCTGCCCTCGAGACTCGAGAGCAGGATGCGGCGGAGGCTGTTCCCGAGGGTCATCCCGAAGCCCTTTTCAAAGGGTTCGGCGTGGAACTTCCCGTAGACGTCGGTGAGGGTGGAGCGGTCGGCCTGAACCCGACTCGGCAGTTCTAGTCCGCGCCAGCGAACGCGCATGGTCCGTTCTCCTGCCGTCGGTTTTCCGCCCCGCTCCGCGACCGAAGAGAGGGACGAACCAAACGGCGACTTGTCGAAACAAAACCCGGTGGTCGCGACCGGAAGGCGGAATCAAAACAGGATTCACCGCAGAGGGTACGAGAGGGCGCAGAGAAGAATTACGTCTTCCGGTCCTCTTCTCTGCGCCCTCTCGTACCCTCTGCGGTGAACTCGGCCCCGCGCATTAGCGCGTAGCGATTTCGATGATGAGCTGCTCGCGGATATCGGTGATCCGCTCGTCCACGTCCTGGCGGCTCGGGATGCGGGTCATGCGCCCCTCGGGGGCGTCCTGGTTACCGGTCAACTCGAGGAAGTCCGGGATGCGGACCGCGCCCTTCGCGAGCGTCTCGCGGGCCATCTTCAGGCTGGAGTCGCGGCCCTTTACCTTGATGATGTCGCCGGGCTTCACCAGCATGCTGGGGATGTCGCACTTCACGCCGTTCACCAGGACGTGCCCGTGGGCGACCATCTGGCGCCCGGAGTTGCGGTTGATCGCGAACCCGAGCCGGTGGACGACGTTATCGAGCCGGCGCTCCAGAATCGAGAGCAACTGTTCGCCGGTGTTCCCCGTGGCCCGCGTCGCGAGCGTGTAGTAGCGGCGGAACTGTGCCTCGAGCACCCCGTAGAACCGCTTGAGCTTCTGCTTCTCGCGGAGGCGGATGCCGTACTCCGAGGTCTTGCTGCGGCGCGCGCCGTGCATACCGGGCGGCAGCGACTCGCGGTCGATGGGGCACTTCGGGCTGAAGCACCGGTCACCCTTGAGGAACAGCTTCATCTGTTCCCGGCGGCACATCTTGCAAACGGGGTCTGTGTTACGGGCCATAGTTGAGGATCTAACAGAAACCAGGGGTCTGAGTCGTCATCAGACGACGGTCAATCGCGCCCCGGTCCAGCGCCCGCTATTAATTCCGTGGCGAACCCCAGCGTCGAAACACGGAAGGCTAATAACAGACGTGGCCAATGACCCCGCGTTCGAGCAACGAGGGGCCAGTGACCACGGACTCAGGAGCGGCGAAAATTACACGCGGCGCTTCTTGGGCGGGCGGCAGCCGTTGTGTGGGAGCGGTGTGACGTCTTCGATGGCCTTGACGTTCAGGCCCGAAGCCTGGAGCGCCGTCACCGCGGATTCGCGGCCCGCGCCCGGCCCCTTGACGCGCACTTCGACTTCCTTGACGCCGAACTTCGACGCCTTGGACGCGCACTCCTCGGCGGCCCGCTGCGCCGCAAACGGCGTGCTCTTGCGGCTGCCCTTGAACCCGACCGCACCGCCCGACGAGTGACACAGGGTGTCGCCGTTCGTGTCGGTAATGGTGATGATCGTGTTGTTGAACGTGCTCTGCACGTGCGCGATCCCGCGACTTACGTTGCGACGCGCCTTTTTCTTCTTGGACTTTGCCATCTGTAGTGTGGGTGGTCAGTGTGGGTGCGAGTGAAAACCGAAACCGGAGGGCGGCGGGCACTCGCGAACCGGGGCCGACCTCCACAGGCCCGCCCCGCACGCTCCGGCACCACCAGGCACGCTCCGTTACCGCATGTCCTTAACGCCCTTCTTACCGGCAACCGTCTTGCGGATGCCCTTCCGGGTCCGGGCGTTCGTCTTGGAGCGCTGACCGCGGACTGGCAGGTTCTTGCGGTGCCGTTCCCCGCGGTAGCACTTGATTTCCTTGAGCCGGGCAATGTTCCCGCCCTCGACGCGGCGGAGCGGCCCCTCGACCAGGTACTCCTTGTCGAGCAGCACGGCGATCTCGGCGATCTCCTTGTCGTTCAGCTCCTTGGCCCGGCGCTGCGGGTCAATCTTGAGCTTCTCGCACACTTCCAGCGAGGTGGTCGGCCCCAGCCCGCGGATGTACCGCAGCGAGATGTGGGTCGGCTTGTCCGGCGGAATGTCAACGCCTTGAATACGGGGCATAGGTAGTCTTCAATGTTCGGTGTTCGATGTTCAGTTTGAGGCGGTCAGTGGCTTCAGTCGCTGCCGCTCGCTCCCACAAAACTAACCGCGCGTCGCACTTTATTTCTACTGAAACCGCGTATCAACCCTGGCGCTGCTTGTGGCGAGGGTCTTCGCAGATCACGCGCACGACGCCTTTGCGCTTAATCAGCTTGCACTTATCGCAGATCCGTCGCACGCTGGCTCGTACCTTCATGGGACACCCAAAGTCCGAAAAAGCCGCACATCCGGTAAACCTCCAATCTAGGGGAGGCCGGTAAACCGACAAGGGCCGTTCACCGAATTATACGGGCGGCGCGGCGACCGGCGCGGGCGAGTCGTCATCGAACGCGCCCTCGTCGGCCGTCACGATGACCACCCCACTGGACGTGAGGGCCAGCGTGTGCTCGACGTGGACGCTCGCGAGCCGGTCCCGCGTCACCACGGTCCACTGGTCGCCGAGCGTGTCCACTTCCGGGCGCCGCATGTTCACCATCGGCTCGACCGCGAGCGTGAGCCCCGGTTCGAGCTTGAAGTCGGACTTGCGGGTCTCGTGGTCGACGTAGTTCGGCACCTGCGGGTTCTCGTGCATCGTGCGCCCGATGCCGTGCCCGACGTAGGACGTCACCACGCTGAACCCGGCCTTCTCCACGTGCCGCTGCATCTCGCTGGCGACCTGGCTCCACCACTTCCGGCGCGGCAACAGGTCAATCGCGATCTGGAGCGTCTCCTCACCGATCTTCAGGAGCCGCGCCTTTTCCGGGGAGATGGTCCCAATAGGAACCGTGATCGCGCGGTCCGCGCACCAGCCGTTGAACTTGCAGGCGGTGTCGATCTTCAGCAGATCGCCCTCCTTCAGCACGCGCTGGCCCGGGATGCCGTGGACCACCTGCTCGTTCACGCTCAAACAGGTTACGGCCGGGAACGGCGTCTTGCCCGGGTAACCCTTGAACAGCGGCACCGCCATGTACTTCGCGTAGAACGCTTCGACCGCCTGATCGATCTCGATCGTTTTCACGCCCGGCTTGGCCATCTCGCGGCAGATTTTCAGCGCGCGAGCGACCAGTTTGCCCGCCTCGCGCATGAGCGCGATTTCGCGGGCGGATTTCAGTTCCGGCGGGCGGTTGGCGTTGGGTTTGAGCATAGATATCGAGCGCGGAACGCGGGGTGCGAAACTCACTTGAGCGGGCTACGGTGCCCCAAATCGGTCCTGTTCTGCGGGCGGCCCTTACGAAGTTAGAGAACCTCTTGGGCCTTGGGATTTCGTCGCGTCAGTGCCGTCAGGATGCTTTGGAATATTACGTCGGGCGGATCGGTCGCGGCGATGTCGTCGACCAGTTTCTGCTTCCGATAGTGGGTCAGTAGATCGTCCGTGTTCTTGTGAAACTCGCCGAGCCGCCGCCGGATCGTCTCTTCGTTATCGTCGTCTCGCTGGAGTAACGGGTGCCCACAGACGTCGCACTGCCCCGTCACTTTTGGCGGGCGGGCCATCGAGTGAAAGCACACACCGCATTCCGGGTTCGAGCAGCAGCGGCGCCCGCCAATGCGCCGGACCACCTCGTCGTCGGGGATGGCCAGGTTGATGACCGCGTCCAGCGACAGGTATTCTAGGTGCAAGAGCGCGTCGAACGCAATCGCCTGGGCATACGTTCGCGGGTACCCGTCCATCACGAACCGTTCCGGGCGCGTGGGACCACGGAACAGTTCGGCGACCACGTCGTTGACGATCGGATCGGGGACGAGCAGCCCCTGGTCCATCATCGGCCGCACCTGGCGCCCCATCGTCGTGTCGCGTGCGATCGCGTCGCGGAACATCGCACCGGTGCCAATGACGGTGAGGCCGAACCGCTGAACGAGCCGCTCGGCCTGCGTTCCCTTGCCGCTGCCCGGTGGTCCGACGAGCACCAATCGCATGAACCGCTACCCTGCGAAGTACCGGCTCGTGGCCGGGCGAACGTTGTTGTCGGGAAACGGGTAAGTGGGGACACCGATCCTTCACAACCCCCGTATTGTCTCTAGCGGCTTAAACTTCAGCAAGGGGACCAGAAAAGAATAAGGCGCGTCTCTAAACGACGCGCCTTGCGAAACATCTTTTGCTCCCGATCCGGTCCGATCTCACGTCTCGTCTGTGAGGCTCGGATAGTTCCGCATCACGAGGTGGCTGTTGATCTTTTGCACGAGGTCCAGTGCCACGCTGATGACGATCAGCAGTCCGGTACCGCCGTAGAAGCTGGCGACCTGAACCGGGATCTCCAGTTCGCTGGAGATGACGTTCGGGATGATCGCGATGATCGCGAGGAACGCGGCCCCGACAAACGTGACCCGCATCAGAACCCGTTCCAGGTAGTCGGCCGTCTTCTTACCGGGCCGGTACCCGGGGATGAAACTCCCGTGGTCCTTCAGGTTGTCCGCGATTTCCTTCGGGTTGAAGGTGATCGCCACCCAGAAGTACGTGAAGACGTAGATCATAATCACGTACATGAAGTTGTAGAGCCAGCCGCGGTGGTTCTGGAACATCGTCGAGAGCGTACCGGCCCAGCCGAGCGAACTGTCGGACAGGTTGTAGATTGCGTTGAAGAAGAACCACGGCAGAATGAGCAGCGTGCTGGCGAAGATGACGGGCATCACGCCGGCCGCGTTCACCTTCATCGGAAGGAACTGCCGCGTCCCGCCGTACACCCGGCGCCCGCGAACGTGTTTGGCACTCTGAGTCGGGATGCGGCGCTGAGCCTTCGTCATCGCGATCACACCGACGACCACGGTCACGAACAAGAACGCGAGAACTATCAGCTTTTCGAGGCTGATGTCCGCTCCTGATCCACCGCCGAGGGTAAACACCGAGTCTTTGAGCTTACCGGTCGCGCTGTCGATCAGGAGCGAGTTGGTCGCGTCCGGGATGCGGGCCACGATACCGGCCATGATGATGAGCGAGATACCGTTACCGATCCCGTACTCGTCGATCTGCTCACCGAGCCACATGAGGAGCACGGTCCCGGCGGTCAGCGTGATAACGGCCGTGAACCCGAACCACCACAACTCGAAGCCGTCATTGTAGCCCGTTGGGGCCAGTCCCATCCCTCCGCCGTCTCCGGTGTCCGGTTTCATGACCGTTTGCACGACCATGATCGCCTGGATGATGCAGATCGGCACCGTCAGGTAGCGGGTAATTTCGTTGAGCTTCTTCCGCCCGCTCTCGCCCTCTTTGCGGAGCTTCTCCAACGACGGCACCACGCCGCTCGACAGGAGCTGCACAATGATGGACGCGGAGATGTACGGCATGATGCCGAGTGAGAAGATGCAAGCGTTGCTGAGGTTACCACCGGAGAACAGCGAGACAAACCCGAGCACCTGACCGAGCGCGCCGCGCTGGGCGTCGGCCATCTTCTCGGCCATCTTCGCCTGGTCGATCATCGGCAGCGGAACATAGTAGCCGATGCGATAGACCGCGAGGAAGATCAGCGTGATGAAGATCTTCTTCCGCAGTTCCGGGATCTTGAAAATGGTGAGGAGTTGATCCGGCACGAAGCCGAGGATGCTGGCGGCGGCACCGAAGATGGTGAGCGTCCACCCCAACCACGACTCACCGCCGTAGGAGAACGTGACCAGACCACCGACGAGACTCGCGATACCGGCGGCGAGGCAGATGGAGCGCCAATTCATGTCCGTGGTCCTTACGGCCCTTCTCAGCCGGGATTTCGGGGTGCCGATTTCGAGTACCGGCTCTAGGTCCGCGACTGACTGAGAAGAAACCGTCCCTGTCCTTCAGTCACGGACCCGAAACCGCGAATCTGGAACTCACGCCTTGGCAGCTTTGGCCGCGCGAGCAGCGTCCAGCGCCTTCTTCTTCGACCCCATCTTGTTGCGCACCGGCTTCTTCGGCTTGGGGATCAGCTCGCAGGTGCCGCCGGCCTTCTCGATCGCGGCCTTCGCCGACTTCGTGAAGTGGTCCGCACGCACGGTGAGCTTCTTGGTCAGGGCGGTCGCCCCTTCGCCGAGGATGCGCAGGTGATCGAACGTCCCGACGACGAGCCGGCGCCCCTTGAGGGCGGCCATGTCGACGGTGCTGTTCACATCGAACTGGTCGAGGTCGCCGACGTTCACGACCGCCGCGGTCTTGTCCCAGGTCGCGTGGCTGAAGCCGCGCTTCGGCCAGCGGCGGAACAGCGGCATCTGACCGCCTTCAAACAACCCACTGGGGAGCCGGGCACCGGCGCTGGCGTACTGCCCCTTGTGACCGAGTCCGCACGTCTTGCCGTGGCCGGAGCCGATGCCGCGTCCGACGCGCCGCTTGAGCCGGCGCTTTTCGATACCCGCGGAAGAAACGCTAGTCAGGTCCATTAGAGTTGCACCCCTCGGAGTTGGGCAACGTCTTCCTTCGTGCGGAGTTGCGTCAGCCCGGCGAGCGTGGCCTTGACGAGGTTCAGCGGGTTCGTGCTGCCGTGAACCTTGGTGAGAATGTTGGTGATGCCGCACGCTTGCAGCACCTCGCGGACACCAGGGCCGGCCTTGACACCGGTACCGGGGCCGGCGGGAACGAGGATCACCTTGCTCGCGCCGTACTTGCCGATCACGCGGTGCGGGATCGTGCTGCCGCGAACGGCGATCTTCTTGGAGCGTTGGACGTTGCCCTCGCCCTCTTTGATGGCCTTTTCCACGGCCGGCGGCACTTCGTTGGCCTTACCGTAGCCGTAGGACACCTTGCCCCGGCGGTCACCGACCACCACGAGGGCGTTAAAACTGAACCGCCGGCCGCCCTTGACGACGCAGGCGGACCGCCGGATCTTTACGACGAAATCGACCAGCGCGTTATCGCGCGAGTCACCTTCGCCCCTATCTCGTCGCTCACGCGCCATTTAGTCGACCCTCTGAGGGGGATGGGACATCCCCCGTGCTGGTTCTCGTTGAAAAATGGTCGTGGGGAACAAACCACAGCGTCAATGGCCCGATCCGTCCCCGCTCACCGACCGTGAGTGTTCTACTTCTTCGGCTTGCCTTCGCCCTTCGGCTTGGCCTCGCCCTTCGGCTTGCTTTCCTTCTTTTCGGCCGCAGGCGCCTCGCTCGCGGCCTTCGGCGAGAGTTTCGCCTTCATCGATTCGAGATCGGTGCAAACC
This region of Gemmata massiliana genomic DNA includes:
- the map gene encoding type I methionyl aminopeptidase — protein: MLKPNANRPPELKSAREIALMREAGKLVARALKICREMAKPGVKTIEIDQAVEAFYAKYMAVPLFKGYPGKTPFPAVTCLSVNEQVVHGIPGQRVLKEGDLLKIDTACKFNGWCADRAITVPIGTISPEKARLLKIGEETLQIAIDLLPRRKWWSQVASEMQRHVEKAGFSVVTSYVGHGIGRTMHENPQVPNYVDHETRKSDFKLEPGLTLAVEPMVNMRRPEVDTLGDQWTVVTRDRLASVHVEHTLALTSSGVVIVTADEGAFDDDSPAPVAAPPV
- a CDS encoding adenylate kinase family protein translates to MRLVLVGPPGSGKGTQAERLVQRFGLTVIGTGAMFRDAIARDTTMGRQVRPMMDQGLLVPDPIVNDVVAELFRGPTRPERFVMDGYPRTYAQAIAFDALLHLEYLSLDAVINLAIPDDEVVRRIGGRRCCSNPECGVCFHSMARPPKVTGQCDVCGHPLLQRDDDNEETIRRRLGEFHKNTDDLLTHYRKQKLVDDIAATDPPDVIFQSILTALTRRNPKAQEVL
- the rpsK gene encoding 30S ribosomal protein S11, whose translation is MAKSKKKKARRNVSRGIAHVQSTFNNTIITITDTNGDTLCHSSGGAVGFKGSRKSTPFAAQRAAEECASKASKFGVKEVEVRVKGPGAGRESAVTALQASGLNVKAIEDVTPLPHNGCRPPKKRRV
- the rpsM gene encoding 30S ribosomal protein S13, producing the protein MPRIQGVDIPPDKPTHISLRYIRGLGPTTSLEVCEKLKIDPQRRAKELNDKEIAEIAVLLDKEYLVEGPLRRVEGGNIARLKEIKCYRGERHRKNLPVRGQRSKTNARTRKGIRKTVAGKKGVKDMR
- the secY gene encoding preprotein translocase subunit SecY translates to MNWRSICLAAGIASLVGGLVTFSYGGESWLGWTLTIFGAAASILGFVPDQLLTIFKIPELRKKIFITLIFLAVYRIGYYVPLPMIDQAKMAEKMADAQRGALGQVLGFVSLFSGGNLSNACIFSLGIMPYISASIIVQLLSSGVVPSLEKLRKEGESGRKKLNEITRYLTVPICIIQAIMVVQTVMKPDTGDGGGMGLAPTGYNDGFELWWFGFTAVITLTAGTVLLMWLGEQIDEYGIGNGISLIIMAGIVARIPDATNSLLIDSATGKLKDSVFTLGGGSGADISLEKLIVLAFLFVTVVVGVIAMTKAQRRIPTQSAKHVRGRRVYGGTRQFLPMKVNAAGVMPVIFASTLLILPWFFFNAIYNLSDSSLGWAGTLSTMFQNHRGWLYNFMYVIMIYVFTYFWVAITFNPKEIADNLKDHGSFIPGYRPGKKTADYLERVLMRVTFVGAAFLAIIAIIPNVISSELEIPVQVASFYGGTGLLIVISVALDLVQKINSHLVMRNYPSLTDET
- the rplO gene encoding 50S ribosomal protein L15, with translation MDLTSVSSAGIEKRRLKRRVGRGIGSGHGKTCGLGHKGQYASAGARLPSGLFEGGQMPLFRRWPKRGFSHATWDKTAAVVNVGDLDQFDVNSTVDMAALKGRRLVVGTFDHLRILGEGATALTKKLTVRADHFTKSAKAAIEKAGGTCELIPKPKKPVRNKMGSKKKALDAARAAKAAKA
- the rpsD gene encoding 30S ribosomal protein S4, with the protein product MARNTDPVCKMCRREQMKLFLKGDRCFSPKCPIDRESLPPGMHGARRSKTSEYGIRLREKQKLKRFYGVLEAQFRRYYTLATRATGNTGEQLLSILERRLDNVVHRLGFAINRNSGRQMVAHGHVLVNGVKCDIPSMLVKPGDIIKVKGRDSSLKMARETLAKGAVRIPDFLELTGNQDAPEGRMTRIPSRQDVDERITDIREQLIIEIATR
- the rpmJ gene encoding 50S ribosomal protein L36, which gives rise to MKVRASVRRICDKCKLIKRKGVVRVICEDPRHKQRQG
- the rpsE gene encoding 30S ribosomal protein S5 codes for the protein MARERRDRGEGDSRDNALVDFVVKIRRSACVVKGGRRFSFNALVVVGDRRGKVSYGYGKANEVPPAVEKAIKEGEGNVQRSKKIAVRGSTIPHRVIGKYGASKVILVPAGPGTGVKAGPGVREVLQACGITNILTKVHGSTNPLNLVKATLAGLTQLRTKEDVAQLRGVQL